One window of Marinomonas primoryensis genomic DNA carries:
- a CDS encoding M18 family aminopeptidase: MEHTNFNDSLLSFLQSSPTPFHATDSMRNALIAEGFVELIEENNWVIEECRKYFVTRNESALIAFTTPELNFSQTGWRMIGAHTDSPCLKLKPNAQVDRFGYHQLGVEVYGGVLLHTWLDRDLSIAGRITLKTKAGDIVSRLVDFKDPIAVVPNLAIHLNRQANEGFSVNPQEEILPILCGAENEFDLHELLKAQLKKQYTDLPIDMILDFELSLYDTQPAALVGLHKEYICSARLDNLLSCFVGLRALLDSDGQRPSLLVCTDHEEIGSLSACGANGPFLEDVLHRLTPNPEQYVQAVQRSMLVSADNAHALHPNYANKHDKNHAPAINKGAVIKVNANQRYATNSETASVYRDIAAQENYDVQCFVVRSDMACGSTIGPITSGEIGVPTIDIGLPTFGMHSIRELAGSRDAYGLYKVLTRFTKRDKLISRLE; encoded by the coding sequence ATGGAACATACAAATTTTAATGACTCTTTGTTGTCATTTCTTCAATCTTCTCCGACTCCATTTCATGCGACAGATAGTATGCGTAATGCTTTGATCGCAGAAGGTTTTGTTGAGTTAATTGAAGAAAATAATTGGGTGATAGAAGAGTGCAGAAAGTATTTTGTTACGCGTAATGAGTCAGCATTAATTGCTTTTACCACGCCAGAGTTAAATTTCAGTCAAACAGGTTGGCGAATGATCGGTGCCCATACGGACAGCCCTTGTCTGAAACTTAAGCCAAATGCTCAGGTGGATCGCTTTGGTTATCACCAATTAGGCGTGGAAGTGTATGGTGGCGTGTTGCTTCATACTTGGCTAGACAGGGACTTATCGATTGCGGGTCGCATTACTCTAAAAACGAAAGCGGGCGACATTGTGAGTCGTTTAGTGGATTTTAAAGACCCAATTGCAGTGGTTCCAAACTTGGCAATTCATTTGAATCGACAGGCAAATGAAGGTTTTTCGGTTAATCCTCAAGAAGAAATTTTACCTATATTGTGTGGCGCTGAAAATGAATTTGATTTACATGAACTATTAAAAGCTCAGCTCAAAAAACAATATACTGATTTACCCATTGATATGATTTTAGATTTTGAATTGAGCTTATACGATACACAACCAGCGGCTTTGGTTGGCTTGCATAAAGAATACATTTGTTCAGCTCGTTTGGATAATTTGCTCAGTTGCTTTGTGGGTTTACGAGCGCTGTTGGATTCTGACGGGCAACGTCCAAGCCTTCTTGTTTGTACCGATCATGAAGAAATTGGCAGTTTATCGGCTTGTGGTGCAAATGGCCCATTCTTAGAAGATGTCTTGCATCGTTTAACACCGAATCCAGAGCAATATGTTCAGGCGGTTCAACGCTCTATGTTGGTTTCTGCTGATAATGCGCATGCGTTGCATCCCAATTATGCTAATAAGCATGATAAAAACCATGCCCCTGCGATTAATAAGGGCGCTGTTATTAAGGTGAATGCGAACCAGCGTTATGCAACTAATAGCGAAACGGCAAGCGTCTATCGTGATATTGCAGCGCAAGAGAATTATGACGTGCAGTGCTTTGTTGTGCGCAGTGATATGGCGTGCGGTAGTACGATTGGGCCGATTACATCTGGAGAAATTGGTGTGCCGACGATTGATATCGGTTTGCCAACGTTTGGGATGCATTCAATTCGTGAGCTAGCAGGGAGCCGTGATGCCTATGGTTTGTATAAAGTATTAACTCGATTTACAAAGCGAGACAAGCTCATCTCTCGTTTAGAATAG
- a CDS encoding TolC family outer membrane protein produces the protein MKKHIIPSLIAAAVLSSSAAYADSIYEVYKLAKQHDPGLRAAAATYQAQKEGVTVTKGNLYPSISFKGNLGYDNIDSPSSDYSNTSNTVALSLDYPIYSPALNYAVDSVELSSQSAGISFSNAEEDLALTTLTEYFNLLIAQSTLQTTEALVKSTASQLDRAKKQYEVGLASITDLQDAQAEYDSVRVTQLSARSSVSYAQKALFQRTGQEIKSIPQLSKDYPIRLDPNMTVDSLITKARRDNKQLRILNFTVESAENNINIQKSNGRSPTVSITGSLSRSDNNYSSGTTNPDGVTNTSSVALGVSIPLYSGGAISASVRQATAQAESATEQRASSLQTIELNIRSLYLDLQTAVAQIEAQQQLIRSRTSALEATKAGYDVGTRNLVELLDAQSNLYDAQNTYEQYRYNFVVKKLNLLEVTGDLTEDNIKELDKWLIAKN, from the coding sequence ATGAAAAAGCATATTATACCCTCACTAATCGCTGCAGCCGTTCTAAGTAGTTCGGCTGCCTACGCAGACAGCATCTACGAAGTATACAAACTTGCTAAGCAACATGACCCAGGTTTAAGAGCGGCGGCTGCCACTTATCAAGCCCAAAAAGAAGGCGTCACCGTCACAAAGGGCAATCTATACCCTAGCATTAGCTTTAAAGGTAACCTGGGATACGACAATATAGACAGTCCTTCTTCTGATTACAGCAATACATCAAACACCGTAGCGCTGTCATTGGATTACCCTATTTATTCGCCTGCACTTAACTATGCAGTAGATTCTGTCGAACTGAGTTCCCAAAGCGCTGGCATTAGCTTTAGCAACGCTGAAGAAGACCTAGCACTGACAACCTTAACTGAATACTTCAATCTTCTGATCGCACAATCAACATTGCAGACAACGGAAGCCTTAGTTAAAAGTACAGCAAGTCAGCTAGATCGTGCTAAAAAGCAATATGAAGTAGGCTTAGCGTCCATCACTGATTTACAAGATGCTCAAGCAGAATACGATTCCGTTCGTGTCACTCAGCTTAGCGCGCGCTCAAGCGTATCTTATGCACAAAAAGCGTTATTCCAAAGAACAGGCCAAGAGATAAAGAGCATTCCTCAATTATCTAAAGATTACCCTATTCGCCTTGATCCAAACATGACCGTTGATTCGTTAATTACGAAAGCTCGTCGTGATAATAAACAATTGCGCATACTGAATTTCACGGTTGAAAGCGCAGAAAATAATATTAACATCCAAAAATCTAACGGTCGTTCTCCTACCGTATCAATCACTGGATCGTTATCTCGAAGCGATAACAACTATAGTAGTGGCACCACTAATCCAGATGGTGTAACAAATACGTCTTCTGTTGCATTAGGTGTCAGTATTCCTCTCTACAGCGGTGGGGCAATTAGCGCCTCTGTTCGACAAGCGACAGCGCAAGCGGAATCAGCAACAGAGCAAAGAGCAAGTTCACTGCAAACCATTGAACTTAACATTCGTAGTCTATACCTAGACCTACAAACGGCCGTAGCTCAAATTGAAGCACAACAACAGCTTATTCGCTCTCGCACCAGTGCACTAGAAGCAACGAAAGCAGGGTATGATGTAGGTACCCGTAACCTTGTCGAATTGCTTGATGCTCAGTCTAATCTATACGATGCACAGAATACCTACGAACAATACCGATACAACTTTGTAGTGAAAAAACTAAACCTACTAGAAGTCACTGGAGATCTTACAGAAGACAACATCAAAGAATTGGATAAATGGTTAATTGCAAAAAATTAA
- a CDS encoding 5'-3' exonuclease H3TH domain-containing protein, translating into MDKKLLIIDGLNLIRRFYAALESEQDLVRRVERAQSITIEALVKLALQFNPSYAVVVFDSNGKTWRHNLYPEYKLGRVPMDDLLLESLPDFAKLFRFNHFPCLRLDGWEADDLIATLAVKAAHNNVTSYIVSTDKGFTQLLGDERILQYDYFAKLGYDKIWVPGKYGVEPHQLVDYWALVGDTTNRIPGVKGIGPKTALTIISSFPTIEEIYANVTFFSERIQTMLAGGYEQCLQSRSLVALKTDVDVGVRLSQLRYTPKTES; encoded by the coding sequence GTGGATAAAAAATTACTAATTATTGACGGTTTGAATTTGATTCGACGCTTTTATGCCGCACTAGAGTCTGAGCAAGATTTAGTTCGTCGGGTCGAGCGAGCTCAAAGTATTACCATTGAAGCGCTGGTGAAACTAGCGCTTCAATTTAACCCTTCTTACGCAGTGGTTGTTTTTGATTCTAATGGTAAAACATGGCGACATAATTTGTATCCTGAATATAAGTTAGGTCGTGTGCCAATGGATGATTTGTTATTAGAATCTTTGCCCGATTTTGCCAAGTTATTTCGCTTTAATCATTTTCCTTGTTTAAGGCTAGATGGTTGGGAAGCGGATGATTTGATTGCTACCTTAGCTGTCAAGGCGGCCCATAATAATGTGACATCGTATATTGTTTCTACAGACAAAGGGTTCACCCAATTATTGGGAGATGAGCGTATTTTGCAATATGATTACTTTGCCAAGTTGGGCTATGACAAGATTTGGGTTCCGGGTAAATATGGAGTGGAGCCGCACCAGCTAGTCGATTATTGGGCTTTGGTTGGGGATACCACAAACCGTATTCCTGGTGTGAAAGGAATTGGCCCTAAAACGGCACTCACCATTATTAGCTCCTTTCCCACGATAGAAGAAATTTATGCAAATGTGACGTTTTTTTCAGAACGCATTCAGACGATGTTAGCGGGTGGTTATGAACAGTGTTTACAATCTCGTTCGCTGGTCGCATTGAAAACGGACGTGGACGTTGGTGTACGCCTTTCACAGCTTCGTTATACGCCTAAAACAGAATCTTGA
- a CDS encoding methyl-accepting chemotaxis protein: MLLAPGTILIAALPYYARLIIVGLLGTITMAAIFFPHFFTQPNIPIALSTCLLVYFSMSTSNLTRKRVKELSQYLNNFDPTTVIKLSYNDSEFNRLANHINALLRTLSRREHLLQSCSQETRYTATELQNSSNAVAEGAEEEHLALDSLLVTSKEMSLTIADILSRINSTSDMANLTRQQSEEGQIALEELKQHINDMQSTVTHNQSQMTQLIKVTQDISNFVSTIEQITSQINLLSLNASIEAARAGDAGRGFAVVANEVRLLAENTEKTAQDIRLLVSSIASQVGTSEQTSLELFEFATSVSSGSDKATSSLISIHNAAKSTQEEIQQSTLLITEFDSANTKMCERLQNIASVSEQHSQASKDTKDMVKYMEWLSSRLEQKETEV; this comes from the coding sequence ATGCTACTGGCCCCAGGTACTATTTTAATAGCGGCTCTGCCATATTATGCTCGATTGATTATTGTCGGACTGCTCGGCACAATCACAATGGCAGCCATTTTCTTCCCGCATTTTTTTACTCAACCCAACATCCCGATTGCATTAAGTACCTGCTTGTTAGTCTACTTTTCCATGTCCACCAGCAACCTAACAAGAAAGCGGGTAAAAGAGCTCTCTCAATATTTAAACAATTTCGATCCAACAACCGTAATAAAGCTGTCCTATAACGATTCTGAATTTAATCGGCTCGCCAATCATATTAATGCACTTTTACGCACACTCAGCCGCAGAGAACACTTACTGCAAAGCTGCTCGCAAGAAACGCGCTACACAGCAACAGAGCTGCAAAACTCATCCAATGCGGTAGCCGAAGGCGCAGAAGAAGAACATTTAGCACTGGATTCATTGCTTGTTACCAGCAAAGAAATGAGCCTGACAATCGCCGATATTCTTTCTCGAATCAATTCGACCTCCGATATGGCAAACCTCACACGACAACAATCTGAAGAGGGCCAGATAGCACTAGAAGAGCTCAAGCAACATATCAATGACATGCAATCAACAGTGACTCACAATCAATCACAAATGACACAACTCATTAAAGTCACACAAGACATCAGCAACTTTGTTAGTACGATAGAACAAATCACATCACAAATTAATTTACTGTCGCTAAACGCCTCGATCGAAGCCGCACGAGCAGGCGACGCAGGAAGAGGGTTTGCGGTTGTAGCAAACGAAGTTCGGTTGCTCGCGGAAAACACCGAAAAAACAGCGCAAGATATTAGACTATTAGTTTCTTCTATTGCCTCTCAAGTCGGAACATCAGAACAAACGAGCTTAGAGCTTTTCGAATTCGCCACGAGCGTATCGAGCGGCTCAGATAAAGCGACTTCTTCCTTAATTTCTATCCACAACGCAGCAAAATCAACTCAGGAAGAAATACAACAATCCACCCTACTAATCACAGAGTTCGACTCCGCTAACACAAAAATGTGTGAGCGATTGCAAAATATAGCCTCCGTTAGCGAACAACACAGCCAAGCCAGTAAAGATACAAAAGACATGGTGAAATACATGGAATGGCTTTCTTCCCGATTGGAACAAAAGGAAACAGAAGTATGA
- the gltX gene encoding glutamate--tRNA ligase, which yields MSEVRTRIAPSPTGDPHVGTAYIALFNMAFARKMGGKFILRIEDTDQTRSTPESEKMILDALRWLGLDWAEGPDVGGEYGPYRQSERGDIYGQYALELVNKGHAFYAFETTEELDQMRIDQKEQGLPQKYDGRALSLTQKEVQAKLDAGVPYVIRMKIPEEGTCVVQDMLRGTIEIDWTQVDMQVLLKADGMPTYHLANVVDDHLMKITHVIRGEEWINSAPKHILLYQYFGWDMPTLCHMPLLRNPDKSKLSKRKNPTSILYYQRMGYMAEAVINYLGRMGWSMPDEREKFSLDEMIEHFDIQRVSLGGPVFDVEKLSWLNGMWIRENLTPETFAQKYVEWALNPEYLMKILPLVIPRVETFSDVADVAGFFLKGMLPITKEDFASVKMEEETLRKAMQFALWRLEALNKWEKDNIFNEMKALAQTLEIKPKDFFAPLFVAISGSTASVSVFDSMAILGSDISRARMRTAVNVLGGPSKKEAKRWEKEFAEL from the coding sequence ATGTCAGAGGTAAGAACACGTATTGCGCCATCACCAACGGGTGATCCGCATGTAGGCACAGCTTACATTGCGCTATTTAATATGGCATTTGCACGTAAAATGGGCGGTAAGTTCATTTTACGTATTGAAGATACCGATCAAACTCGCAGCACGCCTGAATCTGAAAAAATGATTTTAGATGCGTTACGTTGGTTAGGGCTGGATTGGGCTGAAGGTCCAGATGTTGGTGGTGAATACGGCCCTTATCGTCAAAGTGAGCGTGGTGATATTTACGGTCAATATGCTTTGGAATTGGTCAATAAAGGCCATGCATTTTATGCATTTGAAACAACGGAAGAGTTGGATCAAATGCGTATCGATCAAAAAGAGCAAGGGTTGCCTCAGAAATACGACGGGCGTGCTTTGTCACTGACTCAGAAAGAAGTTCAAGCAAAATTAGATGCCGGTGTTCCTTACGTTATACGCATGAAAATTCCGGAAGAGGGCACATGTGTCGTTCAGGATATGCTGCGAGGCACGATTGAAATTGATTGGACTCAGGTCGATATGCAGGTTTTATTAAAAGCCGATGGCATGCCGACTTACCACTTAGCAAATGTGGTAGATGATCATTTGATGAAAATCACTCATGTGATTCGTGGTGAAGAGTGGATTAATTCTGCGCCTAAGCACATTTTGTTGTATCAGTACTTTGGTTGGGATATGCCGACCTTATGCCATATGCCTTTGTTACGTAATCCTGATAAATCGAAGTTGTCGAAACGCAAAAACCCAACGAGTATTTTATATTATCAGCGCATGGGTTATATGGCTGAAGCGGTGATTAATTATTTGGGTCGTATGGGTTGGTCAATGCCTGATGAGCGTGAAAAGTTTTCATTAGATGAAATGATTGAGCACTTTGATATTCAGCGAGTGTCTCTTGGTGGGCCCGTTTTTGATGTAGAAAAACTGAGCTGGTTAAATGGTATGTGGATTCGTGAGAATTTGACACCTGAAACGTTTGCACAAAAATACGTTGAATGGGCATTGAATCCTGAGTATTTAATGAAGATTCTACCGTTGGTTATTCCCCGTGTTGAAACTTTTTCCGATGTCGCTGATGTTGCCGGCTTTTTCTTAAAAGGCATGCTGCCAATCACTAAAGAAGACTTTGCTTCTGTCAAAATGGAAGAAGAAACGCTGCGTAAAGCAATGCAATTTGCTTTATGGCGTTTGGAAGCATTGAATAAGTGGGAAAAAGATAACATATTTAATGAAATGAAAGCGCTCGCGCAAACGTTGGAAATTAAACCGAAAGACTTCTTTGCTCCATTGTTTGTTGCTATCTCAGGCTCAACAGCGTCTGTGTCTGTTTTCGATTCCATGGCAATCTTAGGCTCTGACATTTCGCGTGCACGCATGCGCACAGCGGTAAATGTATTGGGTGGACCATCTAAGAAAGAAGCTAAGCGTTGGGAAAAAGAATTCGCGGAGTTATAA
- a CDS encoding methyl-accepting chemotaxis protein produces MLANLSFRTKLLSLLIAAILGFVVVTAVALQGLNVQETSSSKFERLTKVDKDLASLVITMMEEYESLSRIDNNTYENFIEQLEVDKATFMATLAEDMNLLQDPEAKKNINDITISLASYSEALKLLVSQKQLIGFNGSSGLRGEISLLGEKVTEEISFLSLVKQEFLPVREAEKNFIFEPSPVNKDAFMERYDKFYKRVVNFGLEERFGEGINKYFSTMESFENENQQLKELQSNFSNVKANFGQTRLVAVEYMQQAVLEARQQASASSQQASISLIIVSIVVAVIAALMMMGIGSSVNKTLNQIITDLGKVKSGDLTARLYVNNKRNDEFDSLCSSVNEMTNGLGSVIGEVVNTTQGVNDMVSQLNTSVTNIAQSNRSVSEQTNSLAAATEEISTTISSISTTTEDLSSQSQHTYESAKVGAETIKNALSNLSTTISVVNKTSEQLNELGQLSKDIDNVIGMINDLANQTNLLALNAAIEAARAGEAGRGFSVVADEVRSLAEKTVDATAKITDIVSTIQSSTQTAIETMKSGQESLHAIETFSEKAELAIREIEQNAQTSSASSIDMARSIQEVAKTAVHMSEEMDKIAQQLQRDNSYINSIEGNTRDIHNQVSSLDKKTSVFTTR; encoded by the coding sequence ATGTTGGCAAACCTTAGTTTTCGTACCAAGTTACTCTCCCTACTTATTGCGGCTATTCTTGGATTCGTTGTTGTAACTGCTGTTGCTTTGCAAGGATTGAATGTTCAAGAAACCTCCTCTTCAAAATTCGAACGTCTAACAAAAGTAGATAAAGATCTAGCCTCCTTAGTCATCACTATGATGGAAGAGTACGAGTCTTTATCAAGAATCGATAACAATACTTACGAAAATTTCATTGAGCAGCTGGAGGTTGATAAAGCAACCTTCATGGCAACGCTTGCAGAAGACATGAATTTACTTCAAGACCCTGAAGCTAAGAAAAACATAAACGACATCACCATTTCTTTAGCAAGTTACAGTGAAGCATTGAAACTGCTGGTCAGTCAGAAGCAACTGATTGGCTTTAACGGTTCTTCAGGACTTAGAGGTGAAATATCTCTTTTAGGTGAAAAGGTTACAGAAGAAATTTCATTCTTAAGTCTCGTAAAGCAAGAGTTTTTACCTGTACGTGAAGCAGAAAAGAATTTTATCTTTGAACCCTCTCCTGTGAACAAAGACGCCTTTATGGAGCGCTATGATAAATTCTATAAGCGTGTTGTAAACTTTGGCCTTGAAGAGCGCTTTGGTGAGGGTATTAATAAATACTTTTCCACTATGGAAAGTTTTGAAAACGAAAACCAACAATTAAAAGAACTACAATCCAATTTTTCAAATGTTAAAGCTAATTTCGGTCAAACGCGCTTGGTTGCAGTAGAATACATGCAACAAGCCGTTTTGGAGGCACGCCAACAAGCTTCGGCAAGCTCTCAACAAGCAAGTATTAGCCTAATTATTGTTAGTATTGTTGTCGCAGTGATCGCCGCATTAATGATGATGGGTATCGGTAGCAGCGTTAACAAAACACTTAATCAAATTATTACAGATCTTGGCAAAGTAAAAAGCGGCGACCTGACCGCGCGCCTATATGTAAACAATAAGCGCAATGATGAATTTGATTCTTTGTGCAGTTCTGTCAACGAGATGACAAACGGCCTTGGGTCGGTTATCGGAGAAGTTGTTAACACCACTCAAGGTGTAAATGACATGGTATCTCAGCTAAACACGTCAGTGACCAATATTGCACAAAGCAATCGCTCGGTCAGTGAACAAACCAACTCTTTAGCTGCTGCAACAGAAGAAATTTCGACAACTATTTCTAGTATCTCTACTACTACAGAGGATCTTAGCAGCCAATCTCAGCACACTTATGAATCTGCTAAAGTCGGGGCAGAAACAATCAAAAATGCTCTATCAAACCTTTCCACTACGATTAGCGTTGTCAATAAAACAAGTGAGCAGTTAAACGAACTAGGCCAGCTTTCAAAGGACATCGACAATGTAATCGGGATGATTAACGATCTAGCAAATCAAACCAACCTTTTAGCACTCAACGCGGCAATTGAAGCGGCACGTGCTGGTGAGGCTGGTAGAGGTTTCTCAGTGGTTGCAGATGAGGTTCGCTCTCTCGCAGAAAAAACCGTTGATGCAACAGCAAAAATCACCGATATCGTAAGTACGATTCAATCCTCTACCCAAACCGCCATTGAAACCATGAAGAGTGGGCAAGAGAGCCTGCACGCCATTGAAACATTCAGTGAAAAAGCAGAGCTGGCTATTCGGGAGATTGAGCAAAATGCCCAAACAAGCTCCGCTTCCTCAATTGATATGGCTCGATCGATTCAAGAAGTTGCAAAAACAGCCGTTCATATGAGCGAAGAAATGGATAAAATTGCCCAACAGCTACAACGTGATAATAGCTATATAAACAGCATTGAAGGCAATACACGTGACATACATAATCAGGTAAGCAGTCTAGATAAGAAAACGAGTGTATTTACTACTCGTTAA
- a CDS encoding DUF3301 domain-containing protein yields the protein MNLQLSDIVIFLLIATTIYTWWSNATIREQALVRVKQHCESLNLQLLEGSVAGNKWRPTWHQGQVKIKRVYKFEFSSSGVARYSGKISYLGNQQVKIWLSPHDF from the coding sequence ATGAATTTACAACTCTCAGACATTGTTATTTTTCTTTTGATTGCTACAACCATCTATACATGGTGGAGTAATGCAACTATCCGCGAACAAGCTCTCGTAAGAGTAAAACAACATTGTGAATCACTTAACCTACAATTATTGGAGGGCAGTGTTGCGGGCAATAAGTGGAGACCGACTTGGCATCAGGGACAAGTAAAGATTAAAAGAGTCTACAAATTCGAATTCAGTTCCAGCGGTGTAGCTCGCTATTCTGGAAAAATAAGCTACCTTGGAAACCAACAAGTTAAAATCTGGCTCAGCCCACATGATTTCTAA
- a CDS encoding flavodoxin, protein MAHSSIALIYGTDTNNTEEVGHKIAKQWEELGEQIDLLNIKDIELSQLEQYSMLILGIPTWDFGGIQSDWEDIGDSLSELSLGNIVIALYGLGDQFGYGDYFVDAMGWLYEKLLPSNATFIGQWSTEGYEFEASRACIVNKEHFIGLAIDEDQQFELTDQRIEQWVIQLYAERAVEAV, encoded by the coding sequence ATGGCGCATTCATCCATAGCCCTAATTTATGGCACAGATACAAACAACACAGAAGAAGTTGGGCATAAGATTGCCAAGCAGTGGGAAGAGCTTGGTGAACAGATAGATCTGTTAAACATCAAAGACATAGAACTTAGCCAGCTTGAACAATATTCCATGCTCATTTTAGGCATCCCTACTTGGGATTTTGGGGGCATACAATCTGACTGGGAAGACATCGGAGACAGTTTAAGTGAGCTATCTCTAGGAAATATCGTCATCGCCTTATACGGATTAGGCGATCAATTTGGCTATGGCGACTATTTTGTTGATGCAATGGGATGGCTTTACGAAAAGTTATTGCCCTCTAATGCCACTTTTATTGGTCAATGGTCAACCGAAGGTTATGAATTCGAAGCATCAAGAGCCTGTATTGTAAATAAAGAGCACTTTATTGGTTTAGCAATAGACGAAGACCAACAATTTGAACTCACTGACCAACGTATTGAGCAGTGGGTTATCCAACTTTACGCTGAAAGAGCTGTAGAAGCCGTATAA
- a CDS encoding AraC family transcriptional regulator — MQLNMRDVYDNAGEIKEEVTPWLSGHKQQRTLLPNLQLLNQHLSANTDLSIHEEAQPGLYFSFLGTKPIKTVKDIDSVQISYQEQNINGHFFIAKNKEHSLLQVRISPAHLASVLGETEDQIIQHFTSMRHSLGNENAVIRLPITERTTSIVQPILSHKGHSISLAGHLYSLMFTLIEQLQMLSHLSQCEDCQSKLFHAQNLLEMPEHDALDIKYLAQKVGLNTEALAIGFYLIVGQSIESYRSRSRIKSAAALLRQNPAAKPHIVAQSGFSEAQFEAAFIKHFGVSSHQYEQIH; from the coding sequence ATGCAATTAAACATGCGTGATGTATATGACAATGCAGGAGAAATAAAAGAAGAAGTCACTCCTTGGCTGTCTGGTCATAAACAACAACGTACCCTACTTCCAAATCTACAACTGCTTAATCAGCATCTAAGTGCCAACACTGATCTTTCTATTCATGAAGAAGCACAACCCGGATTGTATTTCTCTTTTCTGGGCACAAAACCAATAAAAACAGTAAAAGATATAGATTCGGTACAGATCTCATACCAAGAACAAAATATCAATGGTCATTTTTTCATAGCAAAAAACAAAGAGCACAGTCTACTACAGGTACGCATTAGCCCAGCGCATTTGGCATCAGTGCTAGGTGAAACAGAAGATCAAATCATTCAGCATTTCACTTCCATGCGACACAGTTTAGGGAATGAAAATGCTGTTATAAGACTCCCTATTACAGAAAGAACCACCAGTATCGTACAGCCTATTTTGTCGCATAAGGGCCATTCAATTAGCCTTGCAGGACATTTGTACTCTCTAATGTTTACCTTAATAGAACAGCTGCAAATGCTTAGCCATTTGTCACAATGTGAAGACTGCCAAAGCAAGTTATTCCATGCTCAAAATCTTTTAGAGATGCCGGAACACGACGCCTTAGACATCAAATATTTAGCACAAAAAGTTGGGCTCAATACAGAAGCACTCGCCATTGGGTTTTATTTGATTGTTGGACAGTCCATTGAGAGCTACCGTTCTCGTAGTCGCATCAAGTCCGCGGCAGCACTGCTTAGACAAAACCCTGCCGCAAAGCCGCATATTGTTGCTCAAAGTGGCTTTTCTGAAGCTCAATTTGAAGCCGCTTTTATTAAACACTTTGGTGTCAGCAGTCACCAATACGAACAAATTCATTAA